In the genome of Vicia villosa cultivar HV-30 ecotype Madison, WI linkage group LG7, Vvil1.0, whole genome shotgun sequence, one region contains:
- the LOC131620096 gene encoding uncharacterized protein LOC131620096, which translates to MIILASFETDTSQARTHVLSPVFEDVRPIATILPNEPIEESQSTDESPPTHQGKDLEEDHPFSGSDNVNQQSHGNEDSASEKDAMEEISQPEKPISQGTSTPDVKTIPETTSTPAPTKPTPSELEQLKQTDPLGFLRAIMNVNTSSLSEPDVSPAVTADSSDKEDTPKLLRQIKERFFGVNLVDVLNRDPVKSYNLNQLLKKVDLLQVSPEVSEMIVLLGSLLEQLQADILRKQNVEKELSKIVASHDSSWNSAVEATKQGEALKLKHSANQKAIDEYEKKISSWKQEIKMLEGKIKEAESSQAALQESNQQDLLEVVQSGIKHFETAQKLVPEIEKLKKQRSRHQN; encoded by the exons ATGATTATCTTGGCTTCGTTCGAAACAGATACTTCTCAAGCTAGaacccatgttctctcaccagtcttcgaagacgttaggccaattgccactatattgcctaatgagccaatcgaagaaagccaatctactgacgaatccccacctactcatcaaggcaaagatttggaagaggatcatccattctccggaagcgacaatgtgaaccagcaatctcatggcaacgaagattctgcatcggaaaaagatgccatggaggagatttctcaaccagaaaaaccaaTTTCTCAGGGAACTTCGACTCCCGATGTAAAAactattcctgagacaacttcgacgcctgctcctacgaagcctactccttcggagcttgaacaacttaaacaaactgatcctcttgggttcctaagggctatcatgaatgtgaatacttcttcactttcggagcctgatgtctctccagctgtaactgcagattctagtgacaaggaagatactcctaagcttcttcgacagataaaagagagattctttggggtcaatcttgtagatgttctcaaccgggaccctgttaaaagctacaacttaaatcaacttttaaagaaagtagatttgcttcaagtttccccagaagtctcagagatgattgttctgctaggctctctccttgaacaactccaagctgacattcttcgaaagcaaaacgtCGAGAAAGAATTATCTAAGAtagtggcctctcatgactcttcatggaattctgctgtggaagccacaaaacaaggtgaagccctcaagcttaaacattcggcgaatcaaaaagccattgatgaatatgagaagaaaatcagctcctggaaacaagaaataaaaatgctcgagggcaagataaaggaagctgaaagtagccaagcagccctccaagaatctaaccaacaagatttgctcgaagtggtgcagtcaggaatcaaacatttcgagactgcacagaagttagtgccagagatcgaaaagttgaagaaacaaagg TCTAGACACCAGAATTAA